In the genome of Marinomonas algicola, the window TTTTTTCATGCCCTTCAAACCAAGGGAATAAAATACCAATACCGAGGTCGAAACCATCTAATAGTACATACATGAAGATGGCAAAACCTAGAATAAGGAAGTAGAAAAAGGCTAAGTCCATTATTTATCCCCTCGTTCAGATTTATTAAGATTTTTAACCCAAGCCAAAGCGTAGCCAGGAGTCTTCATTCCAATTACTTTATGTTCTAACGACTCCAGACTTGGAGGGCCTTTTCGAATCAGCTTTCGCATGAAGTAGAGGTACACCGCAAAAAGTAGCGAGTAGATGATGACAAATAAAGTTAATGAAAAGAGTACCCTTTCTGGTGGTAAAGGCGACACAACGTCCATTGTTCGGACCAGTCCCTGAACAAGCCAAGGTTGACGACCAATCTCAACGACATACCAACCAGCCAATACGGCAATGACACCAGTAGGAGTAAATAAGGTTACTAAAAATAAGAATGGCTTATTACGATACAGCGCCTCTTTACGTCTTAGTATTAAAGCGAGTACGGCCATGCCTATCATGCCAAAGCCAATTCCAACCATCACCCTAAACGACCAAAATACTAGAGGGACATTTGGGCGGTCTTCTGGTGGTACTGATTTTAAGCCTTGTACCGCGCCATCCCATGAGTGCGTCAAGATTAAGCTGCCCAATCCAGGTATACCTACTTCTGCATGATTTTTTTCGGCTTCCATGTCCGGCAAAGCAAACAGCAATAATGGAACTCTTTCCTCTTCAGCAGGCCAAATTCCTTCCATTGCGGCCAGTTTGATTGGCTGATGCTCTTTTACATTTAGCCCGTGCATATCACCAATAAAGGCCTGCAGCGGAGTGAGGATCAAAGCAATCCACATACACATTGATAGGCCTTTTTTGGCCATTTGTTGGTGTTGTTTTTTGAGTAAATAATACGCACAGACTCC includes:
- a CDS encoding cytochrome ubiquinol oxidase subunit I → MELDVAILSRIQFAFTVSFHIIFPSITIGLATLIAIWEGLWLKTHNPIYLQLAKFWIKPFAITFGMGVVSGIVLSYEFGTNFSVFSELTGAVLGPLMAYEVLTAFFLEAGFLGVMLFGWQRVSPKMHFFSTIVVAIGTWISAFWIIVANSWMHTPAGHIMVDGKFEVASWYDVIFNPSMPYRFTHMLTASFITATFVVAGVCAYYLLKKQHQQMAKKGLSMCMWIALILTPLQAFIGDMHGLNVKEHQPIKLAAMEGIWPAEEERVPLLLFALPDMEAEKNHAEVGIPGLGSLILTHSWDGAVQGLKSVPPEDRPNVPLVFWSFRVMVGIGFGMIGMAVLALILRRKEALYRNKPFLFLVTLFTPTGVIAVLAGWYVVEIGRQPWLVQGLVRTMDVVSPLPPERVLFSLTLFVIIYSLLFAVYLYFMRKLIRKGPPSLESLEHKVIGMKTPGYALAWVKNLNKSERGDK